The proteins below are encoded in one region of Limnochorda pilosa:
- a CDS encoding ATP-dependent DNA helicase RecG — protein MTRLNQALRASIRTLKGVGPVRAGLLERLGVLRIWDLLALPPRRYLDFRREVGPAQVRPGETVTVRGNLGRLQRRPLPNRPRVVQVEARLEADGTSLPLTWYVHRAQAPALRFPPVGTCVLASGEVRSLAGRLQMVNPVLERAEDAQVAGRLLPVYPLTQGLSQGVMRRLAAEALDRYGALVEEFLPEEIRRATGLPALDEAIRNLHRPEDPEAARLARRRLAFDELFLWTYALERIHAARRSREAPAFAPPGTLARRFLDALPFAPTPAQRAAMDELDRELMRPHPMRRLLQGDVGSGKTLVAAYALLRAVENGFQATMAVPTGVLARQQQERLAGLFRSLGVRVLRLTGTLPDPERSQVEAELASGQPLVVVGTHVLGQGIGLARMGLVVVDEEQRFGVRQREALAAGGVHQLWMTATPVPRTLALTLYGDLDVTTLRDLPPGRHPVDTRWIPERNREQVYRFLRARAEAGERGFILFPAIEADGQAQALVEQVRSLARGPLAGIPIGVVHGRMPDEERWSTLRAFQEGEVPVLAATTVVEVGVDVPEATVIVVEGADRFGLSQLHQLRGRVARSARPSFCFLLATPRTPQARGRLNAMRTLADGFAIAEADLRLRGQGELLGEAQSGSPEWKLASFPEDEALLWEAREQVEAYLRRAGPAGLRDGSIAREVIDRALPADGAR, from the coding sequence GTGACCCGTCTGAACCAGGCCCTGCGGGCATCGATTCGCACCCTCAAGGGCGTGGGGCCCGTGCGCGCCGGCCTGCTGGAGCGCCTGGGGGTTCTCCGGATCTGGGACCTGCTCGCCCTTCCGCCCCGGCGCTATCTCGACTTCCGCCGCGAGGTGGGGCCGGCCCAGGTCCGGCCGGGGGAGACCGTGACCGTCAGGGGTAACCTGGGGCGCCTCCAGCGCCGCCCACTGCCCAACCGGCCCCGGGTGGTGCAGGTGGAGGCCCGCCTGGAGGCGGACGGCACCAGCCTGCCTCTGACCTGGTACGTGCACCGGGCCCAGGCTCCCGCCCTGCGCTTCCCGCCCGTCGGCACGTGCGTGCTCGCCTCGGGTGAGGTCCGTTCCCTCGCGGGGCGGCTGCAGATGGTGAACCCGGTCCTGGAGCGGGCCGAGGACGCCCAAGTGGCCGGGCGGCTCCTTCCCGTCTACCCCCTCACCCAGGGGTTGAGCCAGGGGGTCATGCGCCGCCTGGCGGCCGAGGCGCTGGATCGGTACGGTGCGCTGGTGGAGGAGTTCCTTCCGGAGGAGATCCGGCGGGCCACCGGCCTCCCCGCGCTCGACGAGGCGATCCGGAACCTCCACCGGCCCGAAGACCCAGAGGCCGCCCGCCTCGCCCGGCGCCGGCTGGCTTTCGACGAGCTCTTCCTGTGGACCTACGCGCTCGAGCGGATCCACGCTGCCCGCCGTTCCAGGGAAGCACCGGCCTTCGCTCCCCCCGGCACCCTCGCGAGGCGCTTCCTGGACGCGCTGCCCTTCGCGCCCACCCCGGCCCAGCGAGCGGCCATGGACGAGCTCGATCGGGAGTTGATGCGTCCGCACCCCATGCGCCGCCTGCTTCAGGGCGACGTGGGCTCGGGCAAGACGCTGGTGGCCGCGTACGCCCTGCTGCGGGCGGTGGAGAACGGTTTCCAAGCGACCATGGCGGTGCCCACGGGGGTCCTGGCCCGGCAGCAGCAGGAACGGCTGGCGGGTCTCTTCCGCAGCCTGGGGGTGCGGGTGCTGCGGTTGACGGGGACCCTCCCCGACCCGGAGCGCAGCCAGGTGGAGGCCGAGCTGGCCTCAGGGCAGCCGCTGGTCGTGGTGGGGACCCACGTGCTGGGGCAGGGCATCGGGCTGGCCCGGATGGGGCTGGTGGTGGTCGACGAGGAGCAGCGTTTCGGCGTGCGCCAGCGCGAGGCCCTGGCCGCCGGCGGCGTCCACCAGCTCTGGATGACGGCCACGCCCGTACCCCGTACCCTGGCCCTCACCCTTTACGGAGACCTGGACGTGACCACCCTGCGGGACCTCCCCCCAGGACGCCACCCGGTGGACACCCGGTGGATCCCCGAGAGGAACCGGGAGCAGGTCTACCGGTTTCTGCGGGCTCGGGCGGAGGCCGGCGAGCGCGGGTTCATCCTCTTCCCGGCCATCGAGGCCGACGGGCAGGCCCAGGCCCTGGTCGAGCAGGTGCGGAGCCTGGCTCGGGGACCCCTGGCGGGGATCCCCATCGGTGTGGTTCACGGGCGGATGCCCGATGAGGAGCGCTGGTCCACCCTTCGTGCCTTCCAGGAGGGTGAGGTACCTGTCCTGGCCGCCACCACCGTGGTGGAGGTGGGGGTGGACGTGCCTGAGGCGACGGTGATCGTGGTGGAGGGGGCGGATCGCTTCGGCCTGTCCCAGCTCCACCAGCTGCGGGGGCGCGTCGCGCGCAGCGCCCGGCCTTCGTTCTGCTTCTTGCTGGCCACCCCCCGCACCCCCCAGGCGCGCGGGCGGCTGAACGCGATGCGGACCCTGGCCGATGGCTTCGCGATCGCGGAGGCGGATCTGCGGCTGCGCGGGCAGGGGGAGCTCCTGGGCGAGGCCCAGTCGGGCTCTCCTGAGTGGAAGCTGGCCTCCTTCCCCGAGGACGAGGCGCTCCTGTGGGAGGCGAGGGAGCAGGTGGAGGCGTACCTGCGGCGCGCCGGACCGGCAGGGCTGCGGGACGGG